DNA from Mycobacterium sp. SMC-8:
CACCCATCAACGCGGTCGCCCCGCCCATCAGCAGCATGGTCAGCGCCAGAGTCTTCTTGCGGCCGATGCGGTCGCCGATGTGCCCGAACACGAAGCCGCCGATCGGGCGCACGACGAATCCGACCGCGAACGTCGCGAAGGACAGCATGGTGCCGACGAACGTGGTCTGGTCGGGGAAGAAGGCCTGATTGAACACCAGGCTGGCTGCAGTGGCGTAGAGAAAGAAGTCGTACCACTCGATCGTGGTGCCGACCAGGCTCGCCCACAGGGCTGTGCGGGCCTGCGGGGTCACCGTCCGCTGATCGGGGGCGGGCGCATTCGTGACAGTCACGAGGATCTATCAGCCCAACTTCGGCGGGACTTCGCCAGACTTTCGCGCGGGCTGATCCGAACGCGGGATGAAATCCCGTGGTGGGGTAGTGCAGTGTGTTCGTGACCACCGCTGGAATGACCGGAAAGGTCGTCCTCACTCGCGCAGCGGCACGCAGTCGTCCCCGCAGCCGGAGGCGGTGGGGACGCCCGGCGTAGCGGGGCGGTGCAGCACCGCCCCGGCCGGACGGATACGCATGCCGTCGCCGGCGGCTTCGGCCCGGCCGTCGACGATCAGTGAGTAACCACCGGGCTCGCGCGGCGGCCACACCAGCGTGACGGCCGGATGGGCGGACGCGTTACGGCGAGTGCTGTTTCCGATGGAGTCGATCCGCAGGATCCCGTCGGTCGCCACGGGAGCGACCGCGACGGTGTGCGCCCGGTAGTCGTCTCCGACGGTGACGAGATACGCGAACGGGAAGTCACCGAGAACCTCGGCGAGCCGGTCGGGATCCACCTTCACGCTCATGGGATGAGGGTACTCAGAGCGCCTGGGGGTTCGATCGGCTTCACGGTCATTCCATTGATGGTTCAACACGATCGTGGTGTGATGCCACGGGCGCGGGCTGGCGGCCCCGGACGAGTCTGCCCGGCCGGGCCGCCGTCGGGGCGCCGTTCTCGGCGATCACCTCCCCGGAGACGATCGTGGCCACGTAGCCGTCCGCGCTCTGGTCCAGGCGGCGGCCACCCGCGGGCAGGTCGTTGACCACGACCGGGTTGTGCAGCCGTAGCGCCTCGGCGTCGATGACGTTGAGATCGGCCTTGTAGCCCACAGCGATTCGGCCGCGGTCGGCGAGCCCGGCCACCCGCGCGGGCACCGAGGTGAGTTCACGCACCGCGTCCTGGACCGACAACCGGCCCGTGGCGCGGTCGCGCACCCAGTGGGTCAGCATGTAGGTCGGGAAGCTGGCGTCGCAGATCATTCCGTAGTGCGCACCGCCATCGCCGAGGCCGAGCACCACGTCGTCGCGCCGGATCAGCTCGGCGACGGTGTCCAGCGAGCCGTCGCGGAAGTTGGCCAGCGTGACCAGCAGCATGGCGTGACCGTCATCGTCGAGCAACCGGTCGTAGGCCTCCTCCTGCGGGCTGACGCCACGGGCCTGTGCGCGGGCTCCGATCGAATCCGATTGTGAAGGTTCGTAATTCGGGGGATCGCCGAGGGGGAACATGTAGTTCCAGGCTTGCGCGGCGAACATCAGCGGGTGCCCGTCGGAGGCCGGCGTGTCGGTGAGGATGCGTTCGCGCACCTCGGGTCTGCGCATCTCGGCCACCCGCTCGGCCAGCGGAAGCGATGCGATCTCCCGGTACGACGGGTACATCACGAACGGATTGCCGGACAGTTCCAGTCCCAGCATCAGCCCGATGGGCCGCGGGAAGATCTGAGCGCTGATGCGGCCGCCGTTCTGATTGGCCTTCTCCACCATCCGCAGCGCGTCGAGGTAGAACGGGTCACCGGCGTTGCCGATCGCCAGCGTGAACGTCACCGGCAGGCCGACCGCGGCGGCCACGTCGAACACCGTCTGCAGGACGGGTTCGTAGTCGCCGGCCACCAGGTCGGGGACGAACTGGATCAGACCTCCACCGGCGTCGTCGACGCCCCGTGCGATCGCCTCGATCTCGGCGTGGTCGGCGTCGTATGTCGGGATCGGCTTGCCGCTCTCGGTTTTGTGCAGGGTGAAGCGCGAGGACGCGAAGCCCAGCGCGCCGGCCCGCACGGCCTCGGCGGCGAGCTTGCGCATCAGCATCAGGTCATCGGCCGTGGCGGGTTCGCGGTCGACTCCACGCCCGCCCATCACGTACACCCGCAGCGGCGAGTGCGGCAGGAACGCCGCCACATCGATATCCCTGCGCCCCGCGTCCAGCGCGTCGAGAAACTCGGGGAACGTCTCCCAGTGCCACGGCAGGCCGTCGACCATCACCACGCCGGGGATGTCCTCGACACCGGCCATCACGTCGACGAGCACGTCGTGGTCATCGGGCCGGCACGGCGCGAAGCCGACGCCGCAGTTGCCCATCACGGCGGTGGTGACGCCGTGGGCCGACGACGGTGTGAGCCGGTCCGACCAGATCGCCTGCCCGTCGTAGTGGGTGTGCAGGTCGACGAAGCCGGGAGTGACCAGCAGGCCGGTAGCGTCGATCTCCCGGATCCCGGAGCCGGCCGCGGCGCCGACGTCACAGATGACGCCGTCCCGGACGGCGACGTCCCCTGTGAACGGTGCGCCACCGAGGCCGTCGACGATGGTTCCCCCGCGGATCACGAGATCAAATGTCATACCCCGAATGTACGGTCAGCCCATGATCGATCACCTCGGAATCAACTGCGCGGACTGGGAGAAGTCGAAAGCGTTCTACGACAAGGTTCTCGGCGTGCTCGGCTACACGCGGCAGATGGACTATCAGGTCGCGATCGGGTACGGCAGGAACGGCAAGCCCGACTTCTGGATCGCTGACATGACCGCCGGCGACGCCGCGGGCCCGAACCGCGAGGTCCACGTCGCGTTCGAGGCCGCCGACACCGGGGCCGTGCAAGCGTTCTACGACGCGGCGCTGGAAGCCGGGGCGGAGTCGCTGCACGCCCCACGCCTGTGGCCCGAGTATCACCCGGGCTACTACGGCGCGTTCGTCCGCGATCCCGACGGCAACAACCTAGAGGCGGTCTTCCACGGGGCGTAGCTTGGCGGGCATGGCCGAAATAGATGCCGCCAGGGAACTGCTTCGCGACTCGTTCACCCGCCTCATCGAGCACGTCGACGACCTCACCGACGGGCTGACCGACGAGTTGGCCTATTACCGGCCGGCGCCGGACGCCAACACCATCGCGTGGCTGATCTGGCACAGCGCCCGAATCCAGGACGCCCAGCTGTGCGATCTTGCCGGCGTGGAACAGGTGTGGTTCCGTGAGGGCTGGGTGGACAAGTTCGCCCTCGATCTGCCCCGCGACGCGCACGGCTACGGGCACACCCCCGACGAGGTGGCCAAGGTGCGCGCACCGGCGAAACTCCTCGCCGGCTACTACCATGCGGTGCACAAGCTTTCGCTGGAATACGTCGCGTCGGTGACGGCCGACGAACTCGCCCGCATCGTCGACCGCCGGTGGACCCCACCGGTGACGGCGAGCGCGCGGTTGGTCAGCATCATCGACGACGCCGCGCAGCACCTCGGCCAGGCGGCCTACATCCGGGGTCTGGTGCGCTGAGGCCGCTGATCAGGTGGTGGCCGGCGATCGGTCTGGCCGGGCTGATCGTGCTCGGCCTGGCGGTCGGCAAGGGTTCGACACCGGTCGACGACTGGTTTCAGGAACTCGGCCGTCGGCACCCGGAACTCAGATACCTGTTGCTGGCCAGCGACGGCCGACTGCTCATGGCGGTGTCGGCGGTCGTCATCGTGGCGGCGCTCATCCAGCGGCGACGGCGGCTCGCCGTGATCGCCGCGGTGACGCCGCTTGCCGGCGTGCTGGCCGCCCGACTGGGCAAGACCCTGTTCGGGCGAGTGAAGGAAGGCGGGTTGTGCTATCCGAGCGGGCACACGACGGTGACGGTCGTGGTGGTGGCGATGACGGTTCTTCTTGTGGGCGTGACGGTGTGGGCTGTGGTGGGCGCCGCGGCATTCCTGGCGCTCGCGGTGATCGGGCAGGCCGTCGCCTATCACTACTTCACCGATGCGGTCGGCGCTCTGTTGCTGGGCAGCGCGCTGGCGTGCCTGGCCGTGTCCGCCGCGAGACTTGACAGGCGTCAAACCCGAATGCGGGCTGGATCACACCGGTCGTTAGCATGGAGAAATGACAGCGACGTCTGACGCCGGCACCTCCACCGATTTCACCGGCACCGCAACGATCAGGAACCCTGCTACCGGCGCGATCGCCGGAGAGGTGCGCTGGACTGATCCCGCCGACGTGACCCGAGTGGCGGCCGGCCTGCGCACCGCTCAGCGAGAGTGGGAGGCGCGCGGCGCCAAGGGACGCGCGAAGGTGCTGGCCCGCTACGCGGTGTGGCTGGGCGAGCACCGGGACGAGATCGAGCGGCTCTTGATCGCCGAAACCGGCAAGTCGGCCGGGGACGCGGCACAGGAAGTCCCGCTGATCATCATGATCACGTCGTACTACGTCCGGACCATGGCCAAGGCGCTGGCGCCGGAGTCCCGCCCGGCGTCGCTGCCGTTCCTGTCGATCAAGAAGATCACCGTGCACTACCGGCCCCGCCCGGTCGTCGGCATCATCGCGCCGTGGAACTACCCGGTCGCCAACGCGTTGATGGATGCGATCGGCGCGCTCGCCGCGGGCTGCGCGGTGCTGCTCAAACCGTCCGAGCGGACCCCGCTGACCGCCGAACTGCTGCTGCGCGGCTGGCTGGACTCCGGCGGCCCCGACGTGCTGGCGCTGGCCCAGGGCGCGCGCGAGGTGTCCGAGGCCGTCATCGACAACTCCGACTACATCCAGTTCACCGGATCCAGCGCGACCGGTGCGAAGGTCATGGAGCGGGCCGCGCGCCGGCTCACCCCGGTCAGCCTCGAGCTCGGCGGCAAAGACCCGATGATCGTGCTCGAAGACGCCGACGTCGACCTGGCCGCCCACGCCGCGGTGTGGGGTGCGATGTTCAACGCCGGGCAGACCTGCGTGTCGGTTGAGCGGGTGTATGTGCTCGAGCAGGTCTACGACCAGTTCGTCGCCGCCGTGGTCCGCGACGTGCAGAACCTGAAGATGGGTGCGGGGGACGGGCACGCCTTCGGCGCGCTGATCGACGACAGCCAGGTCGAGATCACCGCCCGCCATGTTCAGGACGCGCTGGCCAAGGGCGCCCGCGCGCTGACGGGCGGCAAACGCGGAACCGGGCCCGGCAGCTTCTACGAACCCACCGTGCTGGTCGACGTCGACCACTCGATGGCCTGCATGACCGAGGAGACGTTCGGGCCGACGCTGCCGATCATGAAGGTGTCCTCGGTCGAAGAGGCGGTCCGGCTGGCCAACGACAGCCCCTACGGTTTGTCGGCGGCGGTGTTCTCCAAGGACGTCGAGCGTGCTGAAGCGATTGCGGTGCAACTGGATTGCGGCGGGGTGAACGTCAATGACGTGATCTCCAACCTGATGTGCACCACCGCCCCGATGGGCGGCTGGAAGACCTCGGGGATCGGTGCCCGCTTCGGCGGGCCCGAAGGTCTGCGCAAGTACTGCCGGATCGAGACGGTGGTCAGCCCGCGCACGCGCGTCGGCGCGGGCGGCAACTACTACAACAACTCCCCGCGCGCGCTGAAGCGGATGAACACGCTGATGACCAAACTCGCGTTGATCCGTCCGCGGCGGGTGGCGAAGTAGCTCATCCCGGCTGTTCACCGGCGCGTCACCTCCCGGTCCGTCGTGGTGGGTAGCTTGCGCCGGTGACTCTGGACCTGTCCGGCTACACCGTCGTCGACGACGATGACGACGACCCCGTCCTGCTGCTGCAGCCGAGCGGGCAGGTCGTCGACACCTGGCGCGAGAACTATCCGTATGACGAGCGGATGAGCCGGCCGGAGTACGAGGAACAGAAGCGCCTGCTGCAGATCGAGCTGTTGAAGCTGCAGAAGTGGAGTCAATCCCACGGGCACCGGCACGTCATCGTGTTCGAAGGACGTGACGCAGCGGGAAAGGGCGGCACCATCAAGCGGTTCATGGAGCACCTCAACCCCCGCGGCGCCCGGGTGGTGGCGCTGGAGAAGCCCACCGAGAAGGAACGTACGCAGTGGTACTTCCAGCGCTATGTGCAGCACCTGCCGTCGGCCGGTGAGATGGTCCTGTTCGACCGGTCCTGGTACAACCGGGCCGGTGTGGAGCGGGTGATGGGGTTCTGCACATCGAAGCAGCATGCCGAATTCATCAGGCAGGTGCCGCTCTTCGAGCAGATGCTGGTCAACGACGGCATCAGCCTGACCAAACTGTGGTTCTCCGTCACGGCGTCCGAGCAGCGCACCCGTTTCACGATCCGTCAGGTCGACCCGGTGCAGCAGTGGAGGCTGTCGCCCACCGACCTGGCGTCGCTGGACAAGTGGGATGCCTACACCGCGGCCAAGGAGGACATGTTCGCCTGGACTGACACCGAGACCGCGCCGTGGACGGTGGTCAAGAGCAACGACAAGAAGCGTGCCCGGATCAACGCGATGCGGCACGTGCTGAGTAGATTCGACTACGACAACAAGGACCATGACGTGGTGGGCAGGCCCGATCCGCTCATCGTGGGGCGCGCCCTTTCCGACTGAGCCCGCGCGTCCCGGAGCCGCCACGGCGGCGACCCGCAGCAGGAGACAGGAGGACGCGTCCGTGCGCTTTCTCGCCGCGCTGCTGCTGTGGCTGCTCACGACGGTCGCGCTGGTCGCGGCGGTGCCCGCGGTGTGGGTGCAGACCCACGTCGTGTCCGAGGACGGCTACGCGTCGCTGGCCGCGGCGGCTGCCGGAGACCGGCGGCTGCAGGACGCGATGGCCGCCGAGCTGACCACCCAGATCGTCGCTCTGGGCGCCGCCAACGGTTATCCGCTCAATCCTGAGCTGGTTCGGCAGGTGGCGGAGTCCTATACGCGCAACTCGGGCTTCCCGGGACAGTTCGCGCAGGCCAACCGCATCGCGCATCGGTGGATGTTCACCGGGGCCGTGCCCAGCGGCAACTCCACCGACCAGTGGCTCATCGACGTCGCGCCGATGCTGTCCGACCCGTCGTTCTCGGCCACGCTCGGCAATCTGGACCTGCAGATACCGCCCACTCTCACGGTGCCCATCACCGTGGACACCCCGCAGTTGCAGCCCGGCAAGCTGAGGTGGTTGGCGACCTGGGGGCCGTGGGCCAGCGTCGGCGCCGCGGTGCTCACCGGCGTGTTCGCGCTGCTGACCCTTGCCGCCGCCCGGTCACGCGGCAAAGCACTTACCGCGCTTGGTGTCTCGGCCCTTCTCGTCGGCGCCGCAGGGTGGGCGGCCATCGAGGTCGGCGGTAGGTACGTGGACGCCGCGCTGAACCGGACGACCGGTAACATCCGGACCGTGGCCGAGGTGATGGTGGCCGCCGCCGAGAACAGCCTGCATCAGTGGCTCAACTACACCCTGCTCGCCGGCGGCGGGCTGGTGATCCTCGGAGTGCTCAGCGCCGCGGTGGGCGGCGCGCTGCGCCGGCCCGCATCACCAGCCGTACGTGCCTGACGACCGCTCCCCGCAGTGCCGCCTCCACCTCGGCCGGTTACACGACCATCGGCGGGGCGGCGCACGCGTGCGTCTACAGTCGGTCCATCTCGCGCGACAGCAACGCACTTTCGACGAAGTTCAGGTGGTGCGGGTGGCCGTGCAGATCCCAGTCGGTGCGGACGCGCCTCGGATGATGACTTCTCCAGTGCACCAGCGCTTCAACTCTTGCAGGCATGGTGATCGTCATCGTCGTACTCCCCTCGATCAGTTGCGTCTATGTCATCGTCGTCCCCGTCAGTGGCACTCGACATCAGTAGCGCCGTACTGACCTTTGACGCACCCGTTACCCGTGATTTCTGAGGGGCGAGCTGTCAGCTCGGCTGACGCTTGACGTGGTCCAGCAGGCCGGCGAGCTCGTCGCGGCTGGTGGTTCCGGTCTTGGCCATGGCGTTGTAGATGTGGCTCTCCACGGTGCGCACCGACAGCTGAAGCCGGTCGGCGATGTCACGGTTGGACATCGGCTCGGTGAGCAGCATGACGATCTCGCGTTCGCGATCGGTCAGCGGCAGCCGTTCGACGGCCTGCCGAAGCGCGGGTGTGCAGGCTCCGCCAGCGGTCCGGGCGAGGGTCTCGGCGCGTGCCGAACACCGCAGAGCGGATCCGCGCAGGCTCTGCTTACGGAAGCACACGGCCGCATAGGCGGCCGCGTCGACGGCAGCGACCAGGTCGCCCATCTCTTCGAAACTCCCTGAGAGAGTTTCCAATTGCGGGGCGTCGGCACGCCCCAGGGCGGCGGCGAACAGGCTGGCGAGCTCGACGCGGGGGCCCTCGACGATGCGGCGGAGTTCGGCCAGGCGCGGGGCGGTCGAGCTGTCACCGAACTGGGTCGCAGTCTGCAGGCACAGCACCTCCGCGGCGAATTGCTGTCGGCGGCGAGATGTTTCGGCGGCGGCGCGGACCGTCTCGATTGCGTCGCTGGTGGCGCCTTGGCAGCAGGCCACCCATCCGCCGGCAATCGCTCGGGCGTAGTCCAGATACCGCCAGCTCGGATGGACGGCGTGCTCCAGGCGCTCCAGCGCGGCCGCGGCGTGCTCGGTCAGTCCCCGCATCGCCAGCGCCGTCGTCAGCAGAATCCGATAGCGGTAGTTGAAACCGGTGGCCGGATTCCGCGTCGTCGCCCGCTCGACGGCCTTGGTGAGCAGTGCGCACGCCCGGTCGAGGCCCCCGGCGGCCAGGGCGGCCTGACCGCTGACCGCGACCGCTACCTGACCGAACGGCGCAGCCCGGGAGTTGACCGCCTGGTCGCGCATCAGCGCCGCGACCGCTTCGGCGTCGGCGATCCGACCGGCCAGGGCCAGCGCGTTGGTGTGTGCGTCCGCGATGATGATGAACGCGCGCACCGGGATCGAATATCCGGCCGTGGCGGCGGCGACGGCCTCGGTGGTGCGTCCGCCCTCACCGTGCGCCACCGTGGACGCCCACGCGGTCAATCTGCGCTGGAAGTCGTCGGGCAACTGGGCCGGCTCGAACGCCGCTGCGCACTCCAGGGCGGCTGCCGGATTGCCCATGCCCGCCCAGTACACGCAGCTGAAGGCGTTGAGCGACGGGTGTTGCGGGATCGCGAGGGCTGAGACGTCGTCGATCAACTCCTTGGCGCGCCGCGGCCGGGCCATCGTGAAGAACAGGTTGACCGCGCGCAAGAACGTCAGCCGGGCTCGGTCCCTGTCCGTGAGTCGGGTCGAATCCACCTCGGCGAGAAGTTCTTCGGCTTCACTGCCCGCCCCCTGCAGTGACAGCACGAAAGCCCTGACGATACGCGCTTCGGGTCCTCCGCCGGCGCGGATGGCTCCCTCCGCCAACCGGTCCGCCAGTGCGAGGTCCATCATCCAGGCCGCGCCGCGGGCGGCGGTGAGCAGCAGATCGACATCGGGCGGCAGATCGGAGTCCAGACTCAGAGCGCCGCGGCGCACCACGGTGTGGATGTCGTCGTGGTGGTCGGAGCCACCCAGCTCGGTGCCTACCAGTCCTCGTAGCCGCCGCAATGTCGTCTGCGGCGCCCGGCTCCGGCGCACCTCGCCGTAGAGCGGATGCGCGAGCCTGACCTCGACCGTGTCGCCGCCGGGTTCGAACGAGACGAGCCCCCGGCGGTCGGCCTCTTCGATTGCGGCCGGATCGGTGATTCGGGTCAGGGACCGCATCGCGATCGGCTCGCCGACGGCGACGACGTCGACGACGGTGCTGACCGCGTCGGACAGCCCGCCGATGCGGGCCTCGACGAGCTCCACGAGGCGCCGCGGGATCACGGGGTTGCCGTGCCAGGCCCACACACCGCCGCGGACCGCCAGCCGCCCGTCGGACACCTCCTGTTCGACGATGTTGCGCAGGTACAGGGGATTGCCGCGGGTCAACGTCCACAGCCGGTTGACGGCATCCGGATCCAGCTGTCCGCCAAGGGTTTCCGAGAGAAGTCTGGCGGTCTGTGACTCCGAGAGGGGGCCGACCTCCAGCCGGTCGAGCTCTCCGCACTTCCACAGCTCCTGGGTGGCCGCGGGAACGGGTTCGTCGTCGCGGACCGTCAGCACCACCTGCGCCAGTCCGCGCTGGATGGTCTGATGGACGACGACGGTGGACAGGTCGTCGAGCAGCTGGACGTCGTCCACCCCGAGTGCCACGGGGGCGCCCTCGGGCGAGGCGGTCAGCGCCGTGATCACGTCGTGGATCAGTTGCAGGCTGTCGTTGCCGGATGCTCGGGCCCACGGTGTGAGCGCACCCAGCGGCAGGTTGCGCGCGGCCGAGGTGCCGACCACCCAGCGCACCTGCCATCCGCGAGCGGTGAACGCCGCGAGCGCGTCCCGCACGATGCGGCTCTTGCCGACACCCGCCGGACCGCTGACCACGATGCCCGCCGAGGCGGAATCCAGCAGCGCGGCTTCGATCTGTCGCGTCTCGTCGGAGCGGCCGGTCAGCGGCCATGTCAACCGCACACGCCAAGCCTAGAAGCCTGAGCTGCGCGAGATAAAGAGGTTCTCGGGTACCGAAATCTCGGTACCCGAGTACTGATGTTCCGGCTCGGCGCCGCAGCAACACTGAAATCCATGACGATTGACACGACGGCCATGCGGGCTCTGCCTTGTCTTTTCGACGCCGGGCTACCGATGTTGGCTTACCACCACGTGGAAGACCCGCTCGAAGCCCATCGGCTCATCGCGCCGGCGCGAGCGTGTGGCCCGATCGCGATCGGTACCCATGGACCGGAATTGCTCAGCTATCACCTTGCGCGCGGGGTGTTGCGTGATCCCCGGTTTCGGGTGCCGCGGGGAGTGTTTCTGTCTTCACAGGGAATCCAGTCCGGAGGACTGGCAGGCGTTCTCGGACTGGACCGACGACATCTTCCTGGCATTGCGCTGGACAGCCGCTGAGAACCAGTGTCGTATTCCGGTCGCCTTCGACGCCGCCTGATCCCGGCGGCCTCCGTCGTCACCCTCGGGGCGGTGGATCGGGTTGCCGGTACGGCGCGTAGGCCGAGTGAATTCGTCCGCCGATCTTGATGTTGGGTGTGCGGAAGTACGCCCAGCCGGTCATCAGGATCACCGCGGCGGCGGTGAACGCGACCGAACTCTGCACGTCGGGCAGACCCCCCAGGAACAGCAACAACACTCCGAGAACAGTTCCAGCCCAGTAGATTCGGCGTTTCCTCGCGCGAGCCGCCACCGTGGCGGTGTCCCATCCCGGGACGACGGCGCCGAAGAGCAGCGCGAGGGCGCCCGAAGCCAGCAACACCCACGAGACGGTGCTCATGAACTCGGCAACAGCATCTGGAACCCGTCGACGATCTCTTGGGAATCCTTGACGTATTTCGGGTTGATCGGGTCGGTGGTCTGAATCGTCAGCGTCGCCAGGTACGTAGCGCCGCCCGCCTCGGCCGCGACCGCATGCATGATGATCGGCCGCTCCGGGGCCGGCCCCAGCGGGGGAGCCGTGTAGTGAGTTGTCTCAGAGGGGAATCCGCAGGTGGTGTTGTCCTGGGTCTCCAGATCGAAGGCGCCCATCAAGGTCTTCAGGTTGCCGCGGTTCTGCTCGAATATCTCGTCGGGCGACGGATTACCGCGCGTCGATTCCAGGGTGACGACGGCATTGGTGGCGAAGCGGTCGGCCACCAGATCGGTCGAGACGATCGTGTAGCGGATGATCTGGCTGTCCATCATGGTGTTGCGTTCCCAGCCGTCCGGTACCGGGATACGCAAGCGTGGTTCACGGGCGTCGTCGCTGGGGATGTCCTCCAGTGGCGCGTCCACCGCCGTGCACAGGCCCTCGCCGCCGCCGGATGTCGCCGCCGCGGGTGCATCGCCCACCGCCGTCACCGCCGTTCCGGTGATCTGCTCTGCGCAACCGGTCAGTGTCAACGTCGTCACCGCGACGGCGAATAGCGGCCTCCATGGCGCGGTCATGTTCAGTGCCCGCTCAGCGTTCGGTGCAGGAATTCGAAGATCAACGCCGAACGGAACGCGATCTGCGGGTTGTCGGAGGCGCCCGCATGGCCGCCCTCGATGTTCTCGTAGTAGCGCACCGGGTGCCCGGCGGCCTCCAGCGCCGCGGTCATTTTCCTCGCGTGACCCGGATGCACCCTGTCATCGCGGGTGGACGTCGTGATGAGCACCGGCGGGTAGCGCTTGTCGGCCGAAATGTTCTGATACGGCGAATATTCGGAGATGAACGCCCAATCCTCGGGATCGTCGGGGTCGCCGTACTCGGCCACCCAGGACGCCCCCGCGAGAAGCAGGTGGAACCGCTTCATGTCGAGCAGCGGCACACTGCACACCAGGCCCCCGAACAGCTCCGGGTACTTCGTCAGCATGATGCCCATCAGCAGGCCGCCGTTGCTCCCACCCTGCGCACCGAGCTGCTCGACCGTCGTGATGCCGCGAGCCACCAGATCCTTTGCCACAGCGGCGAAGTCCTCGGCGACTCGGTGGCGCCCTTCGCGCATGGCCTGGGTGTGCCAGGTGGGGCCGTACTCTCCGCCGCCGCGGATGTTGGCCAGCACGTAGGTGCCGCCGCGGGACAACCACAGCCGCCCCAGCACTCCGTCGTAACCCGGGGTGCGGGACACCTCGAAACCGCCGTACCCGCCGAGCAGCGTCGGGCCGGCTGCCTCGACATGCCGGTG
Protein-coding regions in this window:
- a CDS encoding LpqN/LpqT family lipoprotein, encoding MTAPWRPLFAVAVTTLTLTGCAEQITGTAVTAVGDAPAAATSGGGEGLCTAVDAPLEDIPSDDAREPRLRIPVPDGWERNTMMDSQIIRYTIVSTDLVADRFATNAVVTLESTRGNPSPDEIFEQNRGNLKTLMGAFDLETQDNTTCGFPSETTHYTAPPLGPAPERPIIMHAVAAEAGGATYLATLTIQTTDPINPKYVKDSQEIVDGFQMLLPSS